The Micromonospora krabiensis genome window below encodes:
- a CDS encoding helix-turn-helix domain-containing protein, translating to MAGSQSDGRLSEVKFLTVAEVATVMRVSKMTVYRLVHSGELTAVRVGRSFRVPEHAVHEYLRGAFQETA from the coding sequence ATGGCCGGGTCGCAGTCCGACGGTCGGCTGTCGGAGGTCAAGTTCCTGACCGTCGCGGAGGTGGCGACGGTCATGCGGGTGTCGAAGATGACGGTCTACCGCCTCGTCCACAGCGGTGAACTCACCGCGGTGCGGGTGGGCCGGTCGTTCCGCGTCCCCGAACACGCGGTCCACGAGTATCTCCGGGGTGCCTTTCAGGAGACCGCCTGA
- a CDS encoding 30S ribosomal protein bS22, with amino-acid sequence MGSVVKKRRKRMAKKKHRKLLRKTRVQRRRLGK; translated from the coding sequence ATGGGCTCGGTGGTCAAGAAGCGCCGCAAGCGCATGGCTAAGAAGAAGCACCGCAAGCTGCTGCGCAAGACCCGCGTCCAGCGTCGCCGTCTCGGCAAGTGA
- a CDS encoding NAD-dependent epimerase/dehydratase family protein — translation MTPGGTLGAPGVVVVTGVGRYLGAHVAARLAADPRTERVIGVDAPESGGEFAELLDGVERIRIEPGSLGGLLADLDVDAVVHLALVTAPDQQHGGRSAMKDQNVIGTMQMLAACQRAPRLRKLVVRSSTAAYGASFRDPAVFTEETEPREVPRGGFGRDILDIEGYVRGFRRRRPDVTATVLRFAPFIGSTADTTLTRYFSQPVVPTVFGRDPRLQFLHIDDALEVLHRSIVEDHPGTYNVAGPGVLSLSQAIRRAGRVALPVLEPGLSGAAALARTLGFGRYGLDQVDLFVHGRVVDTTRLEREYGFTPRSTAAAFDDFIHAHHGGRIVTRSQLATAEQLVLDGIRQVRAAVQERT, via the coding sequence ATGACCCCCGGTGGCACCCTCGGTGCTCCGGGGGTCGTCGTCGTGACCGGGGTGGGTCGCTACCTCGGCGCGCACGTCGCCGCGCGGCTCGCGGCCGACCCGCGCACCGAGCGGGTCATCGGCGTCGACGCGCCTGAGTCCGGCGGCGAGTTCGCCGAGCTGCTCGACGGCGTCGAGCGCATCCGGATCGAGCCCGGCTCGCTGGGCGGGCTCCTCGCCGACCTGGACGTCGACGCGGTGGTCCACCTCGCGCTGGTCACCGCCCCCGACCAGCAGCACGGCGGCCGGTCGGCGATGAAGGACCAGAACGTCATCGGCACCATGCAGATGCTCGCCGCGTGCCAGCGCGCACCCCGGCTGCGCAAGCTGGTCGTCCGCTCCTCGACCGCCGCGTACGGGGCGTCCTTCCGGGACCCGGCCGTGTTCACCGAGGAGACCGAGCCGCGGGAGGTGCCGCGCGGCGGCTTCGGCCGCGACATCCTCGACATCGAGGGATACGTGCGGGGCTTCCGCCGGCGGCGCCCCGACGTGACCGCGACCGTGCTGCGGTTCGCGCCGTTCATCGGCTCCACCGCCGACACCACGCTGACCCGCTACTTCTCCCAGCCGGTCGTGCCGACCGTCTTCGGCCGTGACCCCCGGTTGCAGTTCCTGCACATCGACGACGCGCTGGAGGTCCTGCACCGGTCGATCGTGGAGGACCACCCGGGCACCTACAACGTGGCCGGTCCGGGCGTCCTCTCCCTCTCCCAGGCGATCCGGCGAGCCGGCCGGGTGGCGCTGCCCGTGCTCGAACCGGGCCTCTCCGGGGCCGCCGCGCTCGCCCGTACCCTCGGCTTCGGTCGTTACGGCCTGGACCAGGTCGACCTCTTCGTCCACGGCCGGGTCGTCGACACCACCCGCCTGGAGCGCGAGTACGGCTTCACCCCGCGCTCGACCGCCGCCGCGTTCGACGACTTCATCCACGCCCACCACGGGGGGCGGATCGTGACCCGCAGCCAGTTGGCCACCGCCGAGCAGCTGGTGCTGGACGGGATCCGACAGGTGCGCGCGGCCGTCCAGGAGCGGACGTGA
- a CDS encoding lysophospholipid acyltransferase family protein, whose protein sequence is MADQPGDPWDRRVAGGLAFLRRRLSGEYEVDEFGFDPELTEAVFHPLLRLLYRDWFRTEVTGMEHVPADGAGLVVGNHSGTVALDALILSAALHDQHPAHRFLRLLGADLVFRMPVVSELARKSGGTVACNPDAERLLGSGELVGVFPEGFKGIGKLYAERYKLQRFGRGGFVSAALRTGTPIVPVAIVGGEEIYPMLADIKPLARLLKLPYFPVTPTFPWLGPLGMIPLPSKWLIEFCPPIPTAHLTDSADDPLVVFNLADQVRETIQQTLHKLLERRPDPFGP, encoded by the coding sequence GTGGCCGACCAGCCGGGGGATCCCTGGGACCGGCGGGTCGCGGGCGGCCTGGCGTTCCTGCGCCGGCGACTGTCCGGCGAGTACGAGGTCGACGAGTTCGGGTTCGACCCGGAGCTGACCGAGGCCGTGTTCCACCCGCTGCTGCGGCTGCTCTACCGCGACTGGTTCCGCACCGAGGTCACCGGGATGGAACACGTGCCCGCCGACGGCGCCGGCCTGGTCGTGGGCAACCACTCCGGCACCGTCGCGCTCGACGCGCTGATCCTCTCGGCCGCCCTGCACGACCAGCACCCCGCACACCGGTTCCTCCGGCTGCTCGGCGCCGACCTGGTGTTCCGGATGCCGGTCGTCTCCGAGCTGGCCCGCAAGTCGGGCGGCACGGTGGCCTGCAACCCGGACGCGGAACGACTCCTCGGCTCCGGCGAGCTGGTCGGTGTCTTCCCGGAGGGGTTCAAGGGCATCGGCAAGCTCTACGCGGAGCGCTACAAGCTCCAGCGCTTCGGCCGAGGCGGCTTCGTCTCGGCGGCGCTGCGCACCGGCACCCCGATCGTGCCGGTGGCCATCGTCGGGGGCGAGGAGATCTATCCGATGCTCGCCGACATCAAGCCGCTGGCCCGCCTGCTCAAGCTGCCCTATTTCCCGGTCACGCCGACGTTCCCGTGGCTCGGGCCACTGGGCATGATCCCGCTGCCCAGCAAGTGGCTGATCGAGTTCTGCCCGCCGATCCCGACCGCGCACCTGACCGACTCCGCCGACGACCCACTGGTCGTGTTCAACCTCGCCGACCAGGTCCGGGAGACCATCCAACAGACACTGCACAAGCTCCTGGAGCGGCGGCCGGACCCGTTCGGCCCCTGA
- a CDS encoding HAD family hydrolase yields the protein MARSRKVTVSTDAHGHTAGWAEADPSAAVPAEPDRSAAAFFDVDNTMMQGASIYWFARGLAARNYFTTTDLARFAWQQLRFRLLAREHAGDMSQAKDAALAFIEGWRVDDVERLSQEIFDELMAPRIWGGTRQLAQRHLDAGERVWLVSAAPVEIGRVIAARLGLTGAIGTVAEVVDGAYTGRLVGDLMHGPAKAEAVAQLAAVEGLDLGRCAAYSDSSNDLPLLGAVGRPVAVNPDGTLLRRAREHGWEVRDFRRGRRAVRIAVPSTAAVGVVAGVVGAGLALHRRRRDGL from the coding sequence GTGGCCCGCAGCCGGAAGGTGACGGTCAGCACCGACGCCCACGGTCACACCGCCGGCTGGGCGGAGGCCGACCCGTCGGCGGCCGTCCCCGCCGAGCCGGACAGGAGCGCGGCGGCCTTCTTCGACGTGGACAACACGATGATGCAGGGCGCCTCGATCTACTGGTTCGCCCGCGGGCTCGCCGCGCGCAACTACTTCACCACCACCGACCTGGCCCGGTTCGCCTGGCAGCAGCTCCGGTTCCGCCTGCTCGCCCGGGAGCACGCCGGTGACATGTCGCAGGCCAAGGACGCGGCGCTCGCCTTCATCGAGGGCTGGCGGGTGGACGACGTCGAACGCCTCTCCCAGGAGATCTTCGACGAGCTGATGGCACCCCGCATCTGGGGCGGCACCCGCCAGCTCGCCCAGCGCCACCTGGACGCGGGCGAGCGGGTCTGGCTGGTCAGCGCCGCCCCGGTGGAGATCGGCCGGGTGATCGCCGCGCGGCTCGGGTTGACCGGTGCGATCGGCACGGTGGCCGAGGTCGTCGACGGGGCCTACACGGGGCGGCTGGTCGGTGACCTGATGCACGGTCCGGCCAAGGCCGAGGCCGTGGCCCAGCTCGCCGCCGTGGAGGGGCTCGACCTGGGCCGGTGCGCCGCCTACAGCGACTCCTCGAACGACCTGCCCTTGTTGGGGGCGGTCGGGCGGCCGGTGGCGGTGAACCCGGACGGCACGCTGCTGCGGCGGGCCAGGGAGCACGGCTGGGAGGTGCGGGACTTCCGCAGGGGCCGGCGGGCGGTCCGGATCGCCGTGCCGTCGACCGCGGCGGTCGGTGTGGTCGCGGGTGTGGTCGGCGCCGGGTTGGCGCTGCACCGCCGTCGCCGCGACGGCCTCTAG
- a CDS encoding DUF5667 domain-containing protein has product MPAVDNILFSRRRAERFAQLLDEANGGRRHHVRSRVDEELAPLVAVGQQLSLDRPRVEVDQEFRTGLRAMLLATAEREGLGNPAKAPTTEAAGQRTAAGSVRNSLLPAVTARRARARGAILIGIAAGAIAVSGISAASENAVPGDALYGMKRSTERAQLALASSDISRGQLFLDFARTRLGEAAELRGNEAGFSAVLDDMDADTRQGVRLLTGAAAQRADAAGLDAVNTFVAGQRRVVRDLLDGGTRADRARTNESLALLDAVRERSDALRAAIGCGLPAPVASDALGPTPATCPTDR; this is encoded by the coding sequence GTGCCTGCGGTGGACAACATCCTCTTCTCCCGCCGGCGCGCCGAGCGCTTCGCGCAGCTGCTCGACGAGGCCAACGGCGGCCGGCGGCATCACGTCCGGTCCCGGGTCGACGAGGAGCTCGCCCCGCTCGTCGCGGTGGGTCAGCAGCTCAGCCTCGACCGCCCGAGGGTCGAGGTGGACCAGGAGTTCCGCACCGGCCTGCGGGCGATGCTGCTCGCCACGGCCGAGCGCGAGGGCCTGGGCAACCCGGCGAAGGCCCCGACGACCGAGGCGGCCGGCCAGCGCACCGCCGCGGGAAGCGTCCGCAACTCGCTGCTGCCCGCGGTCACCGCGCGTCGGGCCCGGGCCCGAGGCGCGATCCTCATCGGCATCGCGGCCGGCGCCATCGCGGTCTCCGGAATTTCGGCGGCCAGCGAGAACGCCGTGCCGGGCGACGCCCTCTACGGCATGAAGCGCTCCACCGAGCGCGCCCAACTCGCCCTGGCCAGCTCGGACATCAGCCGTGGTCAGCTCTTCCTCGACTTCGCCCGCACCCGCCTCGGCGAGGCCGCCGAGCTGCGCGGCAACGAGGCCGGGTTCAGCGCCGTCCTCGACGACATGGACGCCGACACCCGCCAGGGCGTACGCCTGCTGACCGGCGCCGCCGCGCAGCGCGCCGACGCCGCCGGCTTGGACGCGGTCAACACCTTCGTCGCCGGGCAGCGACGCGTCGTACGCGACCTGCTCGACGGTGGCACCCGGGCCGACCGGGCGCGCACGAACGAGTCCCTGGCGCTGCTCGACGCGGTCCGGGAGCGCTCGGACGCGCTGCGCGCCGCGATCGGGTGCGGCCTGCCGGCCCCGGTGGCCAGTGACGCGCTCGGCCCGACCCCGGCCACCTGCCCGACCGACCGCTGA
- a CDS encoding ECF subfamily RNA polymerase sigma factor, BldN family, protein MTTFGYADRPLGLTGPAARATMNERPTSGHGTTEDTGGLAVRGDSAAKRVRNRPHHNEPPARPAVPGGNAKPAGGRVAVPARPMMPAQTRRVDDAPAATDPSAGETAVLPAVPATGTPNGTGSTTGYPSRPDPSDPATEVWALVERAQAGEAEAFGLIYDRYVDTVFRFVYFRVGNRQLAEDLTSDTFLRALKRIGSFTWQGRDLGAWLVTIARNLVADHFKSGRYRLEVTTGDVLDADREDRGPEGSPEAAVVEHITNVALLTAVKQLNPEQQECIVLRFLQGFSVAETARAMGKNEGAIKALQYRAVRALARLLPDGFQP, encoded by the coding sequence GTGACGACCTTCGGTTACGCGGACCGTCCGCTCGGCCTGACCGGCCCGGCCGCCCGGGCGACGATGAACGAGCGCCCCACCTCCGGTCACGGCACCACGGAGGACACGGGCGGCCTCGCCGTCCGCGGTGACAGCGCCGCCAAACGCGTCCGCAACCGGCCGCACCACAACGAGCCGCCCGCGCGCCCGGCCGTCCCGGGTGGAAACGCGAAGCCGGCCGGTGGTCGCGTCGCGGTGCCGGCCCGCCCGATGATGCCGGCGCAGACCCGGCGGGTGGACGACGCGCCGGCCGCGACCGACCCGTCGGCCGGCGAGACGGCGGTGCTGCCCGCGGTCCCGGCCACCGGCACGCCCAACGGCACCGGCAGCACCACCGGCTACCCGAGCCGACCGGACCCGTCGGACCCGGCGACCGAGGTGTGGGCGCTGGTCGAGCGCGCGCAGGCCGGTGAGGCCGAGGCGTTCGGCCTGATCTACGACCGGTACGTCGACACGGTCTTCCGCTTCGTCTACTTCCGGGTCGGCAACCGGCAACTGGCCGAGGATCTCACCTCCGACACGTTCCTGCGGGCGCTCAAGCGGATCGGCAGCTTCACCTGGCAGGGTCGGGACCTCGGGGCCTGGCTGGTCACCATCGCCCGCAACCTGGTCGCCGACCACTTCAAGTCGGGCCGCTACCGGCTGGAGGTGACCACCGGGGACGTGCTGGACGCCGACCGCGAGGACCGCGGTCCGGAGGGCAGCCCGGAGGCTGCGGTGGTCGAGCACATCACCAACGTCGCCCTGCTCACCGCCGTCAAGCAGCTCAACCCGGAGCAGCAGGAGTGCATCGTGCTGCGCTTCCTCCAGGGCTTCTCGGTGGCCGAGACGGCGCGCGCGATGGGCAAGAACGAGGGCGCGATCAAGGCGTTGCAGTACCGCGCGGTCCGGGCTCTGGCCCGACTCCTGCCCGACGGCTTCCAACCGTAG
- a CDS encoding AMP-binding protein: MQDAASSPAPNLADRAHRAALAHGDRPALHWRDRTITWSELDDRISAVARALASTAPTPSPAGVPARVAIALPNTPDFVVSYLGVLRAGLVAVPANPGFTAPELRHVLADSGASVLIATRRVADLVATVAGELPALTAVHTSPPEAHTDPAAGAAPFPARAGDDLAVLLYTSGTEGRPKGAMLPHRALLANHDQVDRIDPPVVGPDDTVLLALPLFHAYGLNSALGAVIHHGATGLLVEDPGPDAGLAEIARHRASVLVGVPSMVLAWSTTDADALAAAMASVRVVVCGAAPLEPAAAARFAEAAGRPVHVGYGLTETAPVLTSTLVNGAAKAGSIGRPLPGVELRLVGADGTQLWRDGAAEPDDDPDELDLSDAAPGTDPGQIVVRGANLFRGYWPDGRGGPDAEGWWATGDVAYADEDGDLFLVDRLGELILVNGFNVYPHEVELALGTHPAVAESAVLGVPHPRTGETVRAYVVRAPGRSVTAEDLLAHCARNLARFKCPTGVEFVDALPHSVIGKVRKTQLRSAATPPTPRTEVPDVQ; this comes from the coding sequence GTGCAGGACGCAGCGAGCAGCCCCGCGCCGAACCTCGCCGACCGGGCCCACCGGGCGGCTCTCGCCCACGGTGACCGACCCGCGCTGCACTGGCGCGACCGGACGATCACCTGGTCCGAACTGGACGACCGGATCAGCGCGGTGGCCCGCGCCCTGGCGTCCACGGCCCCCACGCCGAGCCCGGCCGGCGTGCCGGCCCGGGTGGCGATCGCCCTGCCCAACACGCCGGACTTCGTGGTCAGTTACCTCGGCGTCCTGCGCGCCGGGCTGGTCGCCGTGCCGGCCAACCCCGGCTTCACGGCCCCGGAGCTGCGGCACGTCCTCGCCGACTCCGGCGCGTCGGTGCTGATCGCGACGCGGCGGGTCGCCGACCTGGTCGCCACGGTCGCCGGGGAGCTGCCCGCGCTCACCGCGGTGCACACCAGCCCACCGGAGGCGCACACCGACCCGGCCGCCGGGGCCGCCCCGTTCCCGGCGCGTGCCGGCGACGACCTGGCGGTACTGCTCTACACGTCGGGCACCGAGGGGCGGCCCAAGGGCGCGATGCTCCCGCACCGCGCGCTGCTGGCCAACCACGACCAGGTGGACCGGATCGACCCGCCGGTGGTCGGGCCGGACGACACCGTGCTGCTGGCGCTGCCGCTGTTCCACGCGTACGGGCTGAACTCCGCGCTCGGCGCGGTGATCCACCACGGCGCGACGGGGCTCCTCGTCGAGGACCCGGGCCCGGACGCCGGGCTCGCCGAGATCGCGCGGCACCGGGCGAGCGTGCTGGTCGGCGTACCGTCGATGGTGCTCGCCTGGTCCACGACGGACGCCGACGCGCTCGCCGCGGCGATGGCCTCGGTGCGGGTGGTGGTCTGCGGCGCGGCGCCCCTGGAGCCGGCCGCCGCCGCCCGCTTCGCCGAGGCCGCCGGCCGCCCGGTGCACGTCGGTTACGGGCTCACCGAGACCGCGCCGGTGCTCACCTCCACCCTGGTCAACGGGGCGGCCAAGGCGGGCTCGATCGGCCGGCCACTGCCCGGCGTCGAGCTGCGGCTGGTCGGCGCCGACGGCACGCAGCTGTGGCGCGACGGCGCGGCGGAGCCGGACGACGACCCGGACGAGCTGGACCTCTCCGACGCGGCCCCGGGCACCGACCCCGGCCAGATCGTGGTCCGCGGCGCCAACCTCTTCCGCGGCTACTGGCCGGACGGCCGGGGTGGCCCGGACGCCGAGGGCTGGTGGGCGACCGGCGACGTGGCTTACGCCGACGAGGACGGCGACCTCTTCCTGGTCGACCGGCTCGGCGAGCTGATCCTGGTCAACGGCTTCAACGTCTACCCGCACGAGGTCGAGCTGGCGCTCGGGACGCACCCGGCGGTGGCCGAGTCGGCGGTACTGGGTGTGCCGCATCCGCGGACCGGCGAGACTGTCCGGGCGTACGTGGTGCGGGCGCCGGGGCGGTCGGTGACCGCCGAGGACCTGCTCGCCCACTGCGCGCGGAACCTCGCCCGGTTCAAGTGCCCGACCGGCGTCGAGTTCGTCGACGCCCTGCCGCACTCGGTGATCGGCAAGGTTCGCAAGACCCAGCTCCGGTCGGCGGCCACCCCGCCCACCCCGCGCACGGAGGTGCCCGATGTCCAGTGA
- a CDS encoding glutaredoxin family protein yields MSSDARLTLITRPGCHLCDEAREALGRVVAVTGDRWVEWDVTDDVELERDYGDRLPVVLLDGKEHGYWRVEEDRLLRDLTTPQL; encoded by the coding sequence ATGTCCAGTGACGCCCGGCTCACGCTGATCACCCGGCCGGGGTGCCACCTCTGCGACGAGGCGCGAGAGGCGCTGGGACGGGTGGTCGCGGTCACCGGCGACCGGTGGGTCGAGTGGGACGTCACGGACGACGTGGAGCTGGAGCGCGACTACGGCGACCGGCTCCCGGTGGTGCTGCTCGACGGCAAGGAACACGGCTACTGGCGGGTCGAGGAGGACCGGCTGCTGCGGGACCTGACCACGCCTCAGCTGTGA
- a CDS encoding HAD family hydrolase has product MTPAHPHLVWDWNGTLLNDLSLVVASTNAAFATVGGPTVTADEHRVRFRRPVADYYAEVLGQAVDDEQFGRLDKIFHDAYRSGLTTCELAADARTAMESWPGGQSLLSMWFHEELVPTVHTYGLTPHFLRVDGLRGTVGGDRKAESLRRHLDELGLDGTSVVLIGDSLDDADAATAVGGRAVLYTGGFTDPARLRASGHPVADTLTEAVTLARALG; this is encoded by the coding sequence ATGACCCCTGCGCACCCCCACCTGGTGTGGGACTGGAACGGCACCCTGCTGAACGACCTCAGCCTCGTGGTGGCGTCCACCAACGCCGCCTTCGCCACGGTCGGCGGCCCGACGGTGACCGCGGACGAGCACCGGGTGCGGTTCCGCCGGCCCGTCGCCGACTACTACGCCGAGGTGCTGGGGCAGGCGGTCGACGACGAGCAGTTCGGCCGGCTGGACAAGATCTTCCACGACGCGTACCGCAGCGGGTTGACGACCTGCGAGCTGGCCGCCGACGCGCGCACGGCGATGGAGTCGTGGCCGGGCGGACAGTCGCTGCTGTCCATGTGGTTCCACGAGGAGCTCGTGCCGACCGTGCACACGTACGGGCTCACCCCGCACTTCCTGCGGGTCGACGGGCTGCGCGGCACGGTCGGCGGCGACCGGAAGGCGGAGTCGCTCCGGCGGCACCTCGACGAGCTGGGCCTGGACGGCACCTCGGTGGTGCTGATCGGTGACTCCCTCGACGACGCGGACGCCGCGACGGCGGTCGGCGGTCGGGCCGTGCTCTACACCGGCGGCTTCACCGACCCGGCCCGCCTGCGCGCCTCCGGCCACCCGGTCGCCGACACGCTGACCGAGGCCGTCACCCTGGCCCGCGCCCTCGGGTGA
- a CDS encoding response regulator transcription factor gives MRIVIADDAVLLREGLVRLLTESGHEVVAVVGDGDALVEAVVAHRPDVSIVDVRMPPSHTDEGLRAAVEARRLVPRSPVLVLSQYVEVSYADDLLATTGGAGGGGIGYLLKDRVAAIDEFLDALSRVATGGTVLDPEVVGQLFARRRRDDPLRELTPREREVLGLMAEGRSNTAIARTLVVSDGAVEKHVRNIFTKLNLPPDTEQHRRVLAVLTYLRN, from the coding sequence ATGCGGATCGTGATCGCGGATGACGCCGTCCTGCTCCGGGAGGGGCTGGTGCGGCTGCTCACCGAGAGTGGGCACGAGGTGGTCGCGGTGGTCGGCGACGGCGACGCGCTGGTGGAGGCGGTCGTGGCCCACCGGCCGGACGTGTCGATCGTCGACGTGCGGATGCCGCCCTCGCACACCGACGAGGGGCTCCGCGCGGCCGTGGAGGCCCGCCGACTGGTGCCGCGGAGCCCGGTCCTGGTCCTCTCCCAGTACGTCGAGGTCTCGTACGCCGACGACCTGCTGGCCACCACCGGTGGTGCCGGCGGCGGCGGGATCGGCTACCTGCTCAAGGACCGGGTGGCGGCGATCGACGAGTTCCTGGACGCGCTGAGCCGGGTGGCGACCGGCGGCACGGTGCTCGACCCGGAGGTGGTCGGTCAGCTCTTCGCCCGGCGCCGCCGCGACGACCCGCTGCGCGAGCTGACCCCCCGGGAGCGCGAGGTGCTCGGCCTGATGGCCGAGGGGCGGTCGAACACCGCGATCGCCCGCACGCTCGTGGTGAGCGACGGCGCGGTGGAGAAGCACGTCCGCAACATCTTCACCAAGCTCAACCTGCCGCCGGACACCGAGCAGCACCGCCGGGTCCTGGCCGTCCTGACCTACCTGCGCAACTGA
- a CDS encoding sensor histidine kinase: MTAVSTADQPTLAPSIPRQLLLDSGYVLLGLPLALASFVVLLVGSALSVGLVVTVIGLPILSGTLHAARAFADIERLRLPAVLRQPRIRPHYRAPEPGASAWRRIFVPIRDAQSWLDLAHGIFRLIVAIATFVVTLVWWAGAVAGTLYWAYDWALPRGGPDDTDLAELLGLGGSAAARVGLHSAIGLFFLITLPIVARGCALMQAGFARAMLTGVAEMRDRITVLEEQKRAAVSAEAAALRRLERDIHDGPQQRLVRLAMDLSRARQQLASDPEAAGRTLDEAVAQTRDTLAELRSLSRGIAPPILVDRGLPSALAALAGRGLIPIELQVDPTLGTPGGRLDPAVESTAYFVVAEALTNVAKHSRATTCQVGVERADGRLTVSVGDDGQGGAHLAKGHGLVGIADRVRAAGGELRVVSPTGGPTEVRADLPL, from the coding sequence ATGACCGCCGTCTCCACCGCCGACCAGCCGACGCTGGCGCCGAGCATCCCCCGACAGCTCCTCCTCGACTCCGGGTACGTGCTGCTCGGGCTCCCGCTCGCGCTGGCCAGCTTCGTCGTGCTGCTGGTGGGCTCCGCGCTCAGCGTCGGCCTCGTGGTGACGGTGATCGGGTTGCCCATCCTCAGCGGCACCCTGCACGCCGCCCGGGCCTTCGCCGACATCGAACGGCTCCGGCTGCCGGCCGTGCTGCGGCAGCCGCGGATCCGCCCGCACTACCGGGCGCCGGAGCCGGGGGCCAGCGCGTGGCGGCGGATCTTCGTGCCGATCCGGGACGCCCAGTCGTGGCTCGACCTGGCGCACGGCATCTTCCGGCTGATCGTGGCGATCGCCACGTTCGTGGTGACGCTGGTCTGGTGGGCCGGGGCCGTCGCCGGCACCCTCTACTGGGCGTACGACTGGGCGCTGCCCCGTGGCGGCCCGGACGACACGGACCTGGCCGAACTGCTCGGCCTGGGCGGATCGGCGGCCGCGCGGGTCGGCCTGCACAGCGCGATCGGGCTGTTCTTCCTGATCACCCTGCCGATCGTGGCGCGCGGCTGCGCGCTGATGCAGGCCGGTTTCGCCCGGGCGATGCTCACCGGGGTCGCCGAGATGCGCGACCGGATCACCGTGCTGGAGGAGCAGAAGCGCGCCGCCGTCTCCGCCGAGGCCGCCGCCCTGCGCCGGCTGGAGCGGGACATCCACGACGGGCCGCAGCAGCGACTGGTCCGGTTGGCGATGGACCTGAGCCGCGCCCGGCAGCAGCTCGCGTCCGACCCGGAGGCCGCCGGCCGGACGCTGGACGAGGCCGTCGCGCAGACCCGGGACACCCTCGCCGAGCTGCGCTCCCTCTCCCGGGGAATCGCCCCGCCGATCCTGGTCGACCGCGGCCTGCCGAGCGCCTTGGCCGCGCTCGCCGGTCGCGGGCTGATCCCGATCGAGCTCCAGGTCGATCCCACTCTCGGCACCCCGGGCGGCCGGCTCGACCCGGCGGTGGAGAGCACGGCGTACTTCGTGGTGGCCGAGGCGCTGACCAACGTCGCGAAGCACAGCCGGGCGACCACCTGCCAGGTGGGTGTCGAGCGCGCGGACGGCCGGCTGACGGTCAGCGTGGGCGACGACGGGCAGGGCGGCGCGCACCTGGCGAAGGGCCACGGGCTGGTGGGGATCGCCGACCGGGTCCGCGCCGCCGGCGGTGAGCTGCGCGTGGTCAGCCCGACCGGGGGCCCCACCGAGGTCCGCGCCGACCTCCCGCTGTGA
- a CDS encoding redox-sensing transcriptional repressor Rex, which translates to MSQHRHPGAPDRAGAVPALPDLPEATVARLPEYLRALHNLADTGHETVSSEGLASAAGVNSAKLRKDLSHLGSYGTRGVGYDVTLLIEQIEYVLGLTQRRAVALVGVGNLGHALAGYDGFASRGFRIAALFDADPARVGEEISGLVVQHVDDLPRVAAEESIAIGVIATPAAAAQRVADQLVAVGVTSILNFAPCVLSVPEGVDVRKVDLAIELQILSFHEHRKASLTALPATGGSALTALPGGLAATDTQEAIGP; encoded by the coding sequence ATGAGTCAGCACCGTCACCCTGGCGCGCCCGACCGCGCCGGTGCCGTACCGGCGCTACCGGACCTGCCCGAGGCGACCGTCGCGCGGCTCCCGGAGTACCTGCGCGCGCTCCACAACCTCGCCGACACCGGTCACGAGACGGTCTCCAGCGAAGGGCTGGCCAGCGCCGCCGGAGTCAACTCCGCCAAGCTCCGCAAGGACCTCTCGCACCTCGGCTCGTACGGCACCCGTGGCGTCGGCTACGACGTGACGCTGCTGATCGAACAGATCGAATATGTGCTCGGGCTCACCCAGCGTCGGGCCGTCGCCCTGGTCGGCGTGGGTAATCTCGGTCACGCCCTGGCCGGCTACGACGGGTTCGCCAGCCGCGGGTTCCGGATCGCCGCGCTCTTCGACGCCGACCCCGCCCGGGTGGGCGAGGAGATCAGCGGCCTGGTCGTCCAACACGTCGACGACCTGCCGAGAGTCGCCGCCGAGGAGTCCATCGCGATAGGCGTGATCGCCACGCCGGCCGCCGCCGCCCAGCGGGTCGCCGACCAGTTGGTCGCGGTCGGCGTGACCAGCATTCTGAACTTCGCACCCTGCGTACTCTCAGTCCCGGAGGGGGTCGACGTCCGCAAGGTCGACCTCGCCATCGAGTTGCAGATCCTGTCCTTCCACGAGCACCGCAAGGCGTCGCTGACCGCGCTGCCCGCCACCGGCGGGTCCGCCCTCACGGCTCTGCCGGGCGGGCTCGCGGCCACCGACACCCAGGAGGCGATCGGCCCGTGA